The following coding sequences lie in one Nitrospirota bacterium genomic window:
- a CDS encoding glycosyltransferase gives MQLSAATFMRENAPSYHLRFKSIFELLRTNGKLSYHEIIKTYFGKYRTISFKKETDAVFIARITGPDYLKRIIGHASDNHIPVIYETDDLLLFDRRNDGPVKEHAVLSGYLAKVSGVITSTQYLADELRNYNCRVFLFPNLLDPKIWNANRPERRSSSGCLNICCIGTGIMPENLRLIVPAMEYCQKAYGRDVIFHLWGNDRYIDERVRKLKNVKIINKKTPYVKYARKLQERHFDLAVVPLNDSRFNRAKSNIKFLEYSISGIPSLFSRVKPYESLNDGVTCILAENDPDDWRDKIAKLTGSVELRQRLAAQALDDVLKNYMLNEAWAENYLSILRNFHEH, from the coding sequence ATGCAATTAAGTGCCGCCACCTTTATGAGGGAGAACGCGCCTTCGTATCACTTAAGGTTTAAAAGTATTTTTGAATTGTTGAGGACCAATGGAAAGCTTAGTTATCACGAAATCATTAAAACATACTTTGGGAAATACAGGACAATTTCGTTTAAAAAAGAAACTGATGCTGTTTTTATTGCAAGAATTACCGGTCCGGATTATTTGAAGAGAATAATTGGGCATGCTTCCGATAACCACATTCCTGTAATATATGAGACGGATGATTTGCTGCTGTTTGACAGAAGGAATGATGGGCCGGTAAAGGAACATGCGGTGCTGTCAGGGTATCTGGCGAAGGTTTCGGGTGTTATAACTTCGACCCAGTATCTTGCAGATGAATTAAGAAATTATAATTGCAGGGTATTCCTGTTCCCGAACCTGCTGGACCCCAAAATATGGAATGCGAACAGGCCGGAAAGGCGCAGCAGTTCCGGCTGCCTTAATATCTGCTGCATTGGCACAGGCATTATGCCTGAAAATTTAAGACTTATTGTCCCTGCTATGGAATATTGTCAGAAGGCATACGGGAGAGATGTTATCTTTCATCTATGGGGGAATGACAGATATATTGATGAGCGGGTCAGAAAGCTGAAAAATGTGAAGATAATTAATAAAAAAACGCCGTATGTAAAATATGCAAGGAAACTGCAGGAGCGGCATTTCGATTTGGCGGTTGTTCCTCTCAATGATTCCCGTTTTAATCGCGCCAAAAGCAATATAAAATTTCTTGAATACTCCATATCCGGGATCCCATCCTTATTTTCCCGGGTCAAGCCTTACGAGTCCCTCAATGACGGGGTCACTTGCATACTTGCTGAGAATGACCCTGATGACTGGCGGGATAAAATAGCGAAGCTGACAGGGAGTGTGGAATTAAGACAACGTTTGGCCGCTCAGGCGCTTGATGACGTTTTAAAGAACTATATGCTTAATGAAGCATGGGCAGAAAATTATCTGTCTATATTGAGAAACTTTCATGAACATTAA
- a CDS encoding O-antigen ligase family protein yields the protein MNIKDKPYNQKTVNIIEALLRYSTFIFIFYILTDLRKGGDLRVLIPYISLALIILHLIVRQDYTCLKSHLFYALLGYVLISYLLVPLSFDPEVSLKALNREILTGIPLFLAVHLQTSSNRKIEAVTVFLILLAVFIAGAGYFTFLYKYFSEGVLDHMFPDVRSIKFYLYHNRFAMVLNLLLSFVISYAVSRDKKKTIWLPGLIIVLSAVAVILSLSRGGWVSLAVSSVLWITYFRKNIRQFSVRLTVATLIISTCLLLLVPSFQQRIVKTTEQISTFNERTEIWSNKLSAIRKSPLIGWGYGDNIVWDSAPFLLNETNKEALPREVKIGSHNTMLHVLFHQGLIGCAFFMYLFITGIIMTLKELKLLNGSHPASYAVFCVFISVFIVHSFVETVPFQYICMVLGFCSGIKETLKVEDFEYFKDHA from the coding sequence ATGAACATTAAAGATAAGCCATACAATCAGAAGACCGTTAATATTATTGAAGCGCTGCTCAGGTATTCAACATTCATATTTATCTTCTATATTCTTACAGATTTGAGGAAAGGGGGGGACCTAAGGGTTCTCATTCCCTATATATCTCTTGCCCTTATCATCCTGCATCTTATAGTAAGGCAAGATTACACGTGCTTAAAATCGCATCTTTTTTACGCCCTGCTTGGATATGTCCTGATAAGCTATCTCCTCGTGCCATTGTCATTTGATCCGGAGGTCTCGCTGAAAGCGCTCAACAGGGAGATACTAACCGGGATACCTCTGTTCCTTGCCGTGCACCTGCAGACAAGCTCAAACCGGAAAATCGAAGCTGTAACGGTATTTTTAATCTTACTCGCCGTTTTTATTGCAGGCGCCGGGTATTTCACATTTCTTTATAAATACTTCTCGGAAGGCGTATTGGACCACATGTTCCCCGACGTAAGATCCATAAAATTCTACCTGTATCATAACAGGTTCGCGATGGTCCTTAATCTGCTGCTGTCATTTGTCATATCATATGCGGTATCCCGTGATAAAAAGAAAACTATATGGCTGCCCGGTTTGATAATTGTACTTTCAGCGGTCGCCGTCATACTCAGCCTGTCCCGCGGCGGATGGGTCAGCCTTGCTGTCTCATCTGTTTTATGGATCACTTATTTCAGAAAAAATATCAGGCAATTTTCAGTCCGGCTGACTGTTGCAACTCTGATAATCTCTACCTGTTTATTGCTTCTCGTGCCGTCCTTTCAGCAGAGGATCGTCAAAACAACAGAGCAAATATCAACGTTCAACGAGCGAACGGAGATATGGAGCAACAAACTCTCGGCAATCAGGAAGTCGCCTCTTATAGGCTGGGGATACGGGGACAATATAGTATGGGACAGTGCGCCATTTCTTCTGAACGAGACCAATAAAGAAGCTCTCCCGAGAGAGGTCAAAATCGGCAGTCATAATACAATGCTGCACGTGTTATTTCATCAGGGATTAATCGGCTGCGCATTTTTCATGTATCTTTTTATCACAGGTATCATTATGACACTGAAAGAGTTAAAGCTTTTAAATGGCAGCCACCCGGCATCGTATGCAGTCTTTTGCGTATTTATCAGTGTGTTTATTGTGCATTCATTTGTTGAGACCGTCCCTTTCCAGTATATTTGTATGGTCCTGGGGTTCTGCAGCGGCATAAAAGAAACACTTAAGGTTGAAGATTTTGAATATTTTAAAGATCACGCATAG
- a CDS encoding glycosyltransferase, producing the protein MNILKITHSYYPENNAGVEMYVHALASELSKKNHVMLYTRSKSLKDPVLGPKGPYKIFKIPKKFAKRRILKSLKQCIQSFKPGIVHIHHLMGLGLSIPLFLQKYNIPYVISLHDYWFVCPQVRLMKEDGSTCNFPIDNCADCMYRKGIFKKILFKYKLGIRRRRVLDVLNNAAYLITPSKTIKKRFLDYGVRNEKFNVLPLGLNMEVFRKRENYVLNRSDIRIGFIGTVSIFKGVLVLLKAFELLSSNNVLYLYGKMLKGDEKQIGEMMKKNSRVMYKGEFDHNDIMRILGNIDILVVPSICEESHAIVIDEGRAAGVPVIASAVGAIPERIEDGVNGFLAEPGNIASLREKLQWLIDNYNNVASRMEFTYKLTSIREDADYHDNVYKMIVTGNRCEDSHN; encoded by the coding sequence TTGAATATTTTAAAGATCACGCATAGCTATTACCCCGAAAATAACGCAGGCGTTGAGATGTATGTCCATGCTTTAGCGTCAGAGTTGTCAAAAAAAAACCATGTCATGCTCTATACCCGGAGCAAATCGCTCAAGGACCCCGTCCTGGGACCAAAGGGGCCTTATAAGATTTTCAAAATTCCGAAAAAGTTTGCAAAAAGAAGAATACTCAAATCTCTTAAGCAATGTATTCAATCTTTCAAACCCGGCATAGTGCATATCCATCACCTGATGGGACTAGGCCTGAGCATACCATTGTTCCTTCAGAAGTATAACATCCCTTATGTGATTTCACTTCACGATTACTGGTTTGTATGCCCGCAGGTAAGATTGATGAAAGAGGACGGCAGCACATGCAACTTCCCGATTGACAACTGCGCAGATTGCATGTACCGGAAAGGGATATTTAAAAAGATACTATTTAAATATAAACTCGGAATACGGCGAAGAAGGGTTTTGGATGTGCTTAATAACGCGGCATATCTGATTACACCATCAAAAACTATCAAAAAAAGATTCCTGGATTACGGCGTCCGGAATGAAAAATTTAATGTCCTCCCTCTTGGTTTAAACATGGAAGTCTTCAGGAAGCGGGAGAATTATGTTTTAAACAGGTCTGATATCAGGATAGGGTTTATAGGCACTGTAAGCATTTTCAAGGGGGTTTTGGTCTTGCTGAAGGCATTTGAGTTATTAAGTTCTAATAATGTGTTATATCTCTACGGCAAAATGTTGAAAGGCGATGAAAAACAAATCGGAGAAATGATGAAAAAGAACAGCAGAGTAATGTACAAAGGCGAATTTGACCACAATGACATAATGCGGATACTTGGGAATATTGACATATTGGTTGTACCGTCAATCTGCGAGGAATCACACGCAATAGTAATAGATGAAGGACGAGCTGCAGGAGTGCCGGTTATAGCCTCTGCCGTCGGCGCTATTCCTGAAAGGATAGAAGACGGTGTAAACGGCTTTCTTGCCGAGCCGGGAAACATCGCTTCATTAAGGGAGAAGCTGCAATGGTTGATTGATAATTATAATAATGTTGCAAGCCGCATGGAGTTTACTTATAAGTTAACGAGCATTCGGGAAGACGCTGACTATCATGATAATGTTTACAAGATGATAGTAACAGGAAATCGTTGTGAAGATAGCCATAATTAG
- a CDS encoding glycosyltransferase family 4 protein, with amino-acid sequence MKIAIIRKKYTFHGGAESFSGSFIEKLADDGHEMHIFAIKWEAGGTHKNIHFHKVPAITFNSFLRDLSFAVSSYFLLKKQRKYFDIIQTHDKTIYQDIYRAGDGCHIEWLRQRWKRIGILGKLSMVLNPYHWLILDLEHKIFSRRRYKKIIAISEMVKKNIIDNYKVPPSDIEVIYNGVDTNKFHPANREKFRHEIRRKHGLTENDFVVLFMGSGFERKGVGALIQAVERVKEPVAVLIVGKGKHPPVSPLNKGGIKGGAFQYKHKIIFCGPQKDNYKYYAAADIFVFPTIYEPFGNVHLEALASGLPVITTRNSGASETIKDGLHGFVIERPEDVAAISEKIKYFMDNRDKLESMSQNARQLAGEFTFEKHIEKIRELYQRVIEAS; translated from the coding sequence GTGAAGATAGCCATAATTAGAAAAAAATACACCTTCCACGGAGGGGCGGAGAGCTTTTCAGGCAGTTTCATTGAGAAGCTCGCGGATGACGGACACGAGATGCATATATTCGCGATAAAATGGGAGGCAGGCGGTACGCACAAAAATATCCATTTTCATAAAGTGCCCGCGATCACGTTCAATTCATTTCTCAGGGACCTCTCTTTTGCTGTGTCTTCATACTTCCTTCTGAAGAAACAGAGAAAGTATTTCGACATAATCCAGACCCACGACAAGACAATTTATCAGGACATCTACCGCGCAGGGGACGGATGTCACATTGAGTGGTTGAGGCAGAGGTGGAAGAGGATTGGTATTTTGGGAAAACTTTCCATGGTCCTTAATCCTTATCACTGGCTCATCCTTGATCTGGAGCATAAAATTTTCAGCAGGCGCAGGTATAAAAAGATCATCGCCATTTCTGAGATGGTCAAAAAGAACATCATCGACAATTACAAGGTCCCTCCTTCCGATATCGAGGTGATTTACAACGGCGTGGACACAAATAAATTTCATCCGGCGAACAGAGAAAAGTTCAGACATGAAATCAGACGGAAGCACGGATTGACTGAAAATGATTTTGTCGTGCTCTTCATGGGTTCGGGTTTTGAAAGGAAAGGGGTCGGGGCTTTGATACAGGCTGTTGAGAGGGTAAAGGAGCCGGTTGCGGTTTTGATAGTGGGAAAGGGGAAACACCCCCCTGTGTCCCCCCTTAATAAGGGGGGAATTAAAGGGGGGGCTTTTCAGTACAAGCACAAAATCATTTTCTGCGGGCCGCAGAAGGACAATTATAAATACTACGCCGCTGCTGACATATTCGTCTTCCCGACAATCTATGAGCCTTTCGGCAATGTCCATCTTGAGGCGCTGGCAAGCGGGCTTCCGGTGATAACAACAAGAAACAGCGGCGCCTCTGAGACAATCAAAGACGGTTTGCATGGTTTTGTTATAGAGCGGCCGGAGGACGTCGCAGCTATTTCGGAGAAGATAAAATATTTCATGGATAACAGAGACAAGCTGGAGTCAATGAGCCAAAACGCAAGGCAGCTTGCCGGGGAGTTTACTTTTGAAAAGCATATTGAGAAAATACGAGAGTTGTATCAGAGGGTAATTGAAGCGTCATAG
- a CDS encoding glycosyltransferase family 2 protein produces MFPVSVAIITKNEEHNIEDALESVADAKEIIVVDSFSSDRTVEICRKFTDKVFQHQWDGYARQKQRAVDLAGGQWVLILDADERVTPDLKAEIVKTIAQTDCNGFYMSRENYFIGKWIKHGGWWPDNTLRLFKKDKGRFEIREVHEKIVVEGRTGYLKNPLRHYTYRSIPDFTARMERYSTLAAREILKSSGKAGAFSLTVKPLSTFLKMYVLRLGVLDGKRGLILAVLYSYYTFLKYAKTWEKQIR; encoded by the coding sequence TTGTTTCCAGTATCCGTTGCGATAATAACTAAGAATGAAGAGCACAACATCGAAGACGCGCTGGAAAGCGTAGCCGACGCAAAGGAGATTATTGTTGTTGATTCATTCAGCAGCGACAGGACGGTTGAGATCTGCCGGAAGTTCACTGACAAGGTTTTTCAGCACCAGTGGGACGGGTACGCCAGGCAGAAACAAAGGGCGGTTGATCTTGCAGGGGGCCAGTGGGTCTTGATACTCGATGCGGATGAGAGGGTAACGCCTGACCTCAAAGCGGAAATTGTGAAAACCATAGCACAGACAGACTGCAATGGTTTCTACATGTCGAGGGAAAACTACTTTATCGGTAAATGGATAAAGCACGGAGGCTGGTGGCCTGACAATACACTGAGGCTTTTCAAAAAGGACAAAGGTCGGTTTGAGATCAGAGAGGTTCATGAGAAGATAGTTGTAGAGGGCAGGACCGGATATTTAAAAAATCCGCTCAGGCATTACACGTACCGGAGCATCCCGGATTTTACCGCGAGAATGGAGCGCTATTCCACGCTTGCCGCCAGGGAGATATTGAAAAGCTCAGGGAAGGCCGGCGCATTTTCTCTTACCGTAAAGCCGCTATCAACTTTTCTTAAAATGTACGTGCTGCGCCTTGGGGTCCTGGATGGAAAGCGCGGGTTGATTCTCGCCGTTCTTTACAGCTACTACACGTTTTTAAAATACGCAAAGACGTGGGAAAAGCAGATTAGATGA
- the waaC gene encoding lipopolysaccharide heptosyltransferase I — MKILIIKPSSLGDVIHALPFLNAVKDTFPKARIDWVISENFKDILAGNPLINRLIVFDKDALKKAGGMLHVAKTLHKELKAQRYDIVVDLQGLLRSGVMTVFAQAPLKVGFADAREGSTFFYDKKVSVDKNMHAVDKCLEVAKAIDAKVNKAAFPLHVDKASKGKVKELVGNIGEYLVIVPSARWETKRWPAENFAELILKVAVPCVIVGSKSDKKIAQEIMDRRQKTEDRGQIPPHPPLAKGGQRGVIDLCGKTDLKELVALIAGARAVVSNDSGPMHIAAALNKPLVAIFGPTDPAKTGPYGWQKNKNMKVIRANVTCGPCRKRKCRELICMEKISVEEVTKAVKELL, encoded by the coding sequence ATGAAAATACTTATCATCAAGCCGAGCTCGCTGGGCGATGTCATCCATGCACTGCCTTTTCTGAACGCAGTGAAGGATACCTTCCCAAAGGCCCGAATAGACTGGGTGATAAGCGAGAATTTTAAAGACATACTCGCAGGCAATCCACTTATTAACAGGCTTATTGTCTTTGATAAAGACGCATTAAAAAAGGCAGGCGGGATGTTACACGTTGCAAAAACCTTGCATAAGGAATTGAAGGCGCAGCGCTATGATATTGTTGTTGATCTTCAGGGGCTATTGAGAAGCGGGGTGATGACAGTATTCGCACAGGCCCCGTTGAAAGTAGGTTTTGCCGATGCGCGGGAAGGGAGCACATTTTTTTATGATAAAAAAGTTTCCGTTGATAAAAACATGCATGCTGTAGACAAATGCCTTGAGGTAGCAAAGGCAATCGACGCAAAGGTAAACAAGGCAGCGTTCCCGCTCCATGTTGACAAAGCATCAAAGGGGAAAGTAAAAGAGCTTGTCGGCAATATCGGGGAATATCTTGTGATAGTTCCATCCGCGAGATGGGAAACGAAAAGGTGGCCTGCTGAAAATTTCGCCGAGTTGATATTGAAAGTTGCTGTTCCATGCGTTATTGTTGGAAGTAAGAGTGATAAAAAGATAGCACAGGAGATTATGGACAGAAGACAGAAGACAGAAGACAGAGGACAGATACCCCCCCATCCCCCCCTTGCCAAGGGGGGGCAAAGGGGGGTTATCGACCTTTGTGGTAAAACCGATCTGAAAGAGCTCGTTGCCTTGATTGCCGGGGCGCGGGCAGTGGTGAGCAATGATTCAGGCCCAATGCACATTGCCGCCGCACTCAACAAACCCCTTGTCGCGATCTTCGGCCCCACTGATCCGGCAAAGACCGGCCCGTACGGCTGGCAAAAAAATAAAAATATGAAAGTAATAAGGGCAAACGTCACATGCGGCCCCTGCAGAAAGAGGAAATGCAGGGAGCTTATCTGCATGGAAAAAATAAGTGTTGAGGAAGTAACTAAGGCGGTGAAGGAACTGCTATGA
- a CDS encoding DUF3108 domain-containing protein — MTKQRRQKSEVRSQKKIIMVLILCSVLCLLSSVFCLSIDAGQPVNNKFVYYIYWSGIKAGTAEFTFENSPEGLTLTTYATSAPVISIFYKVEDFAQSTLDPDGYPKSFILKASEGRHKRDKETYFESMPDGKHKVNYYDKIKDKRAEFFFDQPAYDPLSAFFAMTKMSLEEGQSKFIDIFDSKKLYHTEIQVLKKEKVRVPAGEFNTILVKPLLKSEGLFRKTGDIFIWATDDDRKLPVLLKSKAVIGSFTVELAEGDY, encoded by the coding sequence ATGACAAAACAAAGAAGACAGAAGTCAGAAGTCAGAAGTCAGAAAAAAATTATCATGGTCCTCATTCTGTGCTCTGTCCTCTGTCTTCTGTCTTCTGTTTTCTGTCTTTCCATCGACGCCGGGCAGCCGGTCAATAATAAATTCGTCTACTACATATACTGGTCAGGCATCAAGGCCGGTACCGCGGAATTTACATTTGAAAACTCTCCTGAAGGCCTTACGCTCACTACATACGCAACCTCCGCGCCGGTGATCTCCATCTTTTATAAAGTAGAAGATTTCGCGCAAAGCACTTTGGACCCTGACGGCTATCCGAAGAGTTTTATCCTGAAGGCAAGCGAAGGAAGGCACAAAAGGGACAAGGAGACGTATTTTGAATCTATGCCGGACGGAAAGCATAAGGTAAATTATTACGACAAAATAAAAGACAAGAGGGCTGAATTCTTCTTCGATCAACCGGCATATGACCCGTTGTCGGCTTTCTTCGCAATGACAAAGATGTCCCTGGAGGAGGGGCAGTCGAAATTTATCGACATATTTGACAGCAAGAAACTCTATCATACGGAAATTCAGGTTTTGAAAAAAGAAAAGGTCCGCGTGCCCGCCGGAGAGTTCAACACTATCCTTGTGAAACCCCTCCTGAAATCAGAGGGGCTTTTCCGCAAGACAGGAGATATCTTCATCTGGGCGACTGATGACGATAGAAAACTCCCTGTCCTCTTAAAAAGCAAGGCCGTAATCGGCTCCTTCACCGTTGAACTGGCCGAAGGGGATTATTAA
- a CDS encoding dTMP kinase translates to MSRVKGFISFEGIEGSGKSTQVKLIAAYLRSKGHNVIETVEPGGTKIGGKIRGLLLEPENHMDPLTELLLYYASRAQHVREVIYPAILKSTVVITDRFTDSTIAYQGYARGLDISLIHALDEIVVPDLRPSLTFLLDLDVAEGLRRNRHAQKEDRFELETIEFHTRVRSGFLQIAKDEPERVKIIDASKSPEEVSAEIIKVLEGSWH, encoded by the coding sequence ATGTCAAGGGTTAAGGGGTTCATCTCCTTTGAAGGCATAGAAGGCTCCGGTAAAAGCACCCAGGTAAAACTCATTGCCGCCTATTTACGCTCAAAGGGACACAATGTCATTGAGACTGTCGAGCCGGGCGGGACAAAGATCGGGGGCAAGATCAGGGGCCTGCTCCTTGAACCTGAAAACCACATGGATCCGCTTACCGAACTTCTTCTGTACTACGCGTCACGGGCGCAGCACGTCAGGGAAGTGATTTATCCGGCGATACTCAAAAGCACGGTTGTTATCACAGACCGTTTTACAGATTCAACAATCGCTTATCAGGGCTACGCAAGAGGGCTGGATATATCTCTTATACACGCACTCGATGAAATCGTTGTGCCTGATCTGAGACCTTCTCTCACCTTTCTGCTCGACCTTGATGTTGCGGAAGGCCTCAGGAGAAACAGGCACGCTCAGAAAGAGGACAGGTTTGAATTAGAGACAATAGAGTTTCATACCCGTGTCAGGAGCGGTTTCCTCCAGATCGCCAAAGACGAGCCTGAGAGGGTCAAGATAATCGACGCCTCAAAAAGCCCTGAAGAAGTTAGCGCGGAGATAATAAAAGTGTTAGAGGGATCATGGCATTAA
- a CDS encoding DNA polymerase III subunit delta' has translation MALKDIIGQEKALGILRGCIEKNRIPHALLFAGDEGIGKRLTAINFAKALNCQGKEHRAKSVEETGLDFGFFPPETQAVNTDPQSPTPNPLLDSCDTCPSCVKIDKGIHPDFFLIETEGDGDQIKIEAVRQLEEALSYKPYEGSYKVAIVDNADKMNSSAANAFLSTLESPPSQSIIILVSSKPDRLLPTIRSRCQRINFAPLPVEMMSGLVKEKYKKLDDEQALLLSVLSGGRLGYALNENLVAQRDRSFNIFNQMLSGSEDDVRDDKLSMEEWFDWAQLWLRDIAVFKATGQTAFLINKDKAGEIQALAGKAALREVLKLARELYNIRGQLNFNLNEKLTFNYTGLLMRKRLGKINAGRQ, from the coding sequence ATGGCATTAAAAGATATCATCGGACAGGAAAAGGCCCTCGGCATTCTCCGGGGCTGCATTGAAAAAAACCGTATCCCTCACGCGCTTTTATTTGCAGGCGATGAAGGCATCGGCAAGAGGCTTACCGCGATCAATTTTGCAAAAGCGCTTAATTGCCAGGGCAAAGAGCATAGAGCAAAGAGCGTGGAGGAAACCGGTCTGGATTTCGGGTTCTTTCCACCGGAGACGCAGGCTGTCAATACTGATCCCCAATCCCCAACCCCTAACCCCCTTCTCGATTCCTGCGATACTTGTCCTTCATGCGTAAAGATAGACAAGGGGATCCATCCGGACTTTTTTCTGATCGAGACTGAGGGCGACGGAGACCAGATAAAGATCGAGGCGGTAAGGCAGCTTGAAGAAGCTTTGTCCTACAAACCCTATGAAGGCAGCTATAAGGTCGCGATTGTCGACAACGCCGACAAGATGAATTCATCGGCAGCCAATGCCTTCCTGTCCACGCTTGAGTCGCCCCCGTCACAAAGCATTATAATCCTTGTTTCATCAAAACCCGACAGGCTCCTGCCGACGATCCGCTCAAGATGCCAGAGGATAAACTTCGCGCCTCTGCCCGTTGAAATGATGAGCGGCCTGGTGAAAGAGAAATATAAAAAGCTGGACGATGAGCAGGCATTACTTTTAAGTGTGCTGTCAGGCGGCCGGCTCGGATACGCGCTGAATGAAAACCTGGTCGCACAAAGAGACAGGTCTTTCAATATTTTCAACCAAATGCTGAGCGGTTCCGAAGATGATGTGCGCGATGATAAATTATCCATGGAGGAATGGTTTGACTGGGCGCAGCTCTGGCTGAGGGACATTGCCGTATTTAAGGCGACGGGGCAAACGGCCTTCCTGATCAATAAAGACAAGGCAGGCGAGATACAGGCCCTTGCCGGAAAGGCGGCCCTAAGAGAGGTACTAAAATTGGCCCGCGAGCTTTATAATATAAGAGGACAATTAAATTTCAATCTCAACGAAAAGCTCACGTTTAACTACACAGGCCTTTTAATGAGAAAAAGGTTAGGAAAGATAAATGCAGGAAGACAATAA
- a CDS encoding stage 0 sporulation family protein, with amino-acid sequence MQEDNNILETHDEAEAPAKHTVVGIRFRRCGKVYTFEVNGLDVHPGAKVVVESEMGLSIGNVVTPKCSIEKPEEPLKKVIRMVSEEDIETMKNNRALEEEAKVFCANRAKELNLPMKIVSAETTLDKKRLIFYFTADGRIDFRELVRDLAARFKTRIEMRQIGVRDEVKILGGIGCCGRQTCCSLFLTSFEPVTIKMAKQQDLSINQSKLSGICGRLMCCLGYECKDAPEEETAPPKGEDFITVTDEPSVTALEKLDSEAVSAPESKQPVESPRGRDERQRTDVPGREQQQREGAAPDQPGRDRHRRRRRHRPRQHSPENAAQAAPPQQRPAQQDKPVQQNEPRQGGQQPADADGKGKPFSKRRRFWHKKKQ; translated from the coding sequence ATGCAGGAAGACAATAACATACTGGAAACACACGATGAGGCGGAAGCTCCCGCCAAACACACTGTGGTCGGCATCAGGTTCAGGCGTTGCGGAAAGGTGTACACCTTTGAAGTGAACGGGCTCGACGTGCATCCCGGCGCAAAGGTTGTCGTAGAATCGGAAATGGGATTGAGCATAGGCAATGTCGTAACGCCGAAGTGCTCAATTGAAAAACCGGAAGAGCCTCTGAAAAAGGTCATCAGGATGGTATCTGAGGAAGACATCGAAACAATGAAAAACAACCGCGCCCTTGAGGAAGAGGCAAAAGTTTTCTGCGCCAACAGGGCCAAGGAACTTAATCTTCCCATGAAGATCGTGTCGGCGGAGACAACGCTTGATAAGAAGAGGCTCATCTTCTATTTCACGGCGGACGGCAGGATCGATTTCAGGGAGCTCGTCAGGGACCTTGCGGCAAGATTCAAGACCCGCATTGAAATGAGACAGATAGGCGTCAGGGACGAAGTGAAAATATTGGGCGGCATCGGCTGCTGCGGACGGCAGACGTGCTGCAGCCTTTTTCTTACGTCCTTCGAGCCTGTAACAATAAAAATGGCAAAGCAGCAGGACCTCTCGATAAACCAGAGCAAGCTGTCCGGCATCTGCGGCAGATTGATGTGCTGCCTTGGTTATGAATGCAAAGACGCGCCGGAAGAGGAAACAGCGCCGCCTAAAGGGGAAGATTTTATAACGGTTACAGATGAGCCTTCTGTGACCGCCCTTGAAAAGCTGGATTCGGAAGCGGTTTCCGCGCCTGAGTCAAAACAGCCTGTCGAATCGCCCCGGGGCCGTGATGAAAGGCAAAGGACAGATGTTCCAGGCAGAGAGCAGCAGCAAAGGGAGGGAGCGGCCCCTGACCAGCCCGGAAGGGACAGGCATCGCAGGAGAAGGCGTCACAGGCCGAGACAACATTCGCCGGAAAACGCTGCTCAGGCAGCGCCTCCTCAGCAAAGGCCTGCCCAGCAGGATAAGCCCGTTCAGCAGAACGAACCCCGGCAGGGTGGACAGCAGCCGGCAGATGCGGATGGGAAGGGCAAGCCCTTCAGCAAACGCAGGAGATTCTGGCATAAGAAGAAACAATAG